The Pyxicephalus adspersus chromosome 1, UCB_Pads_2.0, whole genome shotgun sequence sequence ATCTCTATGGGACAATATCATTGGTTGGCTTTTTGATGATCATTTGTTTTAACTTGACAGTAATATGCACAGTATATTCGAACCAGAGTTTGCACGAgcccatgtatgtatttatatctgCCCTCTGTGCCAATGGTCTTTATGGCAGCACCTCCCTATTCCCCAGCCTAATTTTTAATCTATTTTGTAAGACTCAAATCATTTCCTATGCAGCatgtattttgcaaattttttgtaTCTATTCCTATGTTTCCTGCGAGATGAGCATACTAACGGTCATGGCGTATGACCGTTACCTGTGCATATGTAATCCATTAAGGTACGTCACTATGATGACCATAACCAAGGCATTCAAGATACTTCTATTGGCTTGGCTGTATTCTTTTATCTCTATGACTGTGCATATTATACTGACAATGCAACTTCCTCTTTGTGACAACGTCATCCTGAAAATATACTGTGACAACTGGTCTGTGGTGAGGCTCTCCTGCATTGACACCACGATCAACAATGTTTATGGTCTGTTTATTACTGTAGTCCTCTTCGGAGTGATGCCATTGATGATTGTTTTATCCTACATTAACATTTTGAAGGTTTGTGCAAAGTCAAAGGACATGAAATCCAAAGCAGTACAGACCTGTACCCCTCAACTGATATCTATAGCACTTTTTGCCATTGACTGTCTCTTTGAGGTTGTACTCTATCGCTTGGGGCCTACCCAAGTGGCCTATGGGCTCAGAGTGGCCATGTCACTACAAGCCCTGGTGGTCCCTCCATTTGTAAATCCACTGGTTTATGGGATAAAgatgaaaacaataaaagtgaGGATACTGCAGTTGTTTACCtccaagaaaatataaatgaaaaaagacattagcagtcgttataaaaaaaaatcttgcaaaataTATGACCATAGCCCGTGTACCATCAGAGTAGAAGAACCTGAACTTCGGAAGGGTACCCCAAAAGAGCAAGCAAAGGGAAAAGGACTAGTAACTAACTTGGTCCAATTCTACATCTGATATTTGCCTCTTTACTGACTTACCAGAccattttcgtttttttttttttggtgccgcAACCCGGGAACAAACTAAATCATGTTCCAAATATGATTTCTCCTTTAGTAGGGCAGGAGTGATGGAGTAAGCACAGATCCAccagggagattcttgcactgcacATCTTCTgatacagcttcctctccagcaaagagaaccgTAAACACTAATTCAACCTAAAGATCCCCTAAAAGTAGCAGTCAATGTCAGCAGTCCCTCACCCTGCAGATTTACAGCTATGAGTATCAAAGTACTAGAAGTACTCTGCTACTTTGCAGGAGTATTTTgagacaatggtcctgatttctggaagctctccaagaccagagaagatagactatcatgggagaacctaggtgtttcagaaaacttggaatggatccggtttaggattgaaagcatttgccaactaatagctaaaGATTTCCTGGATACTGCTCTGCtgatttttaattctttaaattatGGGATGAAgcaaaaagatattttataacctaaaaaccttttatatgttttatttaagagACAGCAAAGTTTATAACACctaattgtaacattttatatatattgagtaaataaaatatgaaaatatatgtttaaatgtattatgtttttttatattttgttccccTAGTGCTCCAGTttccattttacatttctttcggGGTTACCCTTACTAGTTTTGCTCTTTACAAATCTTATTTAACAATCTAAGTGCACTGGGCAGGCAGGATGTTAGTAGGGCAGGAGTGATGGAGTAAGCACAGATCCAccagggagattcttgcactgcacATCTTCTgatacagcttcctctccagcaaagagaaccgTAAACACTAATTCAACCTAAAGATCCCCTAAAGGTAGCAGTCAATGTCAGCAGTCCCTCACCCTGCAGATTTACAGCTATGAGTATCAAAGTACTAGAAGTACTCTGCTACTTTGCAGGAGTATTTTgagacaatggtcctgatttctggaagctctccaagaccagagaagatagactatcatgggagaacctaggtgtttcagaaaacttggaatggatccggtttaggattgaaagcatttgccaactaatagctaaaGATTTCCTGGATACTGCTCTGCtgatttttaattctttaaattatGGGATGAAgcaaaaagatattttataacctaaaaaccttttatatgttttatttaagagACAGCAAAGTTTATAACACctaattgtaacattttatatatattgagtaaataaaatatgaaaatatatgtttaaatgtattatgtttttttatattttgttccccTAGTGCTCCAGTttccattttacatttctttcggGGTTACCCTTACTAGTTTTGCTCTTTACAAATCTTATTTAACAATCTAAGTGCACTGGGCAGGCAGGATGACAGGATATGCCGGGTATCCCATCATTCCCTAGGACTGCTGGAAGTGAAAGAACTCAcaagaattaaatattttggcCTGACACCCAAGAGGAGCGGAAGAAGATGGTTGCACCCGTGCTGGAATGGATATTGCGTGTAgtcagtgtaaataaaaaattgtgatcaggcaggtatgtagAAAATGTCAATAGGACTTTTAgggcaacaaaatattttgataatttactaaaatctaaataataatcaacaaaacctaaacacaaaaacaatattccataacataagctactgtacaatagTTTGACCATCTCAACTATAAcacaacgcgtttcacagacatcAAAGTCAACTTCATCAGGAGTTATTCCAAACATATATCAACCGatgaaagcagacctatcaccacaatttttactttatataaaagaatacataatccttttatatatcaagaaaaaaaaaatttcccctaaattttatttaaaaaaaaaacgtgaagcccctaagactgaatgggagcccagagccccCAAAGATATGTCACTTATTCCAGGGGGCTTCAGGCTGTTCACTCCCAAGCTCAACTAAGAATTTTATACAACATTGAAACATCTTTAacataataagtataataaatactttataaaaaattatttcagtgGTAAAATGATTAACAAAGACCAGACAGgacttttgaaaaatgttaataaaaaggaactaaaagGTGTTTGATGGAATCTTTCACTGTAGCCTAAGGCATTCTCAATATTCCAATTGGAGTATAAAGAGAACTGAATTCATTCTGCAAAAATGAGTGTGTTGATAAGTTGAAAAGTGACCTCGGACTTTGAGTctcctaatattttgtttttattgattagaACAAGTGATGATGATAATTTTCAGCAAATAGtgttaacaatttttttgcacataaaaaaaataatattattgaaaaggttataataaataaattcttctttATGCTTTCAATGTGAGACTTTGCTGTCATCTTGTGGACAAAAATGATAACTACAGTAAAACTTAACATTTTAGCACATTATATGCAACAGGCTAATtcataaagaaaatgtgaaatgcattagttaatttgttctgttttttaaacCAGTAAGAATTAATTGTTGGCAAGacagaaaatatatacatgcCAGCTGTCTGTGATTTGGGGGACTGTCCCTCACCATACCTTCCCACTGTCCCTGATTTACAGAAACTGTCCATCTTCATAATttccaactgtctctgatttggaatGGACTGTCCCATTAAATTCTTCCCAACTGTCCCCAATTCGGAAAAACAATCCCTTGTCACAcctccctgatttggagggactgttcctcttcaaaCTTTTcacctgtctctgatttggagggactgtccttttTTAATTCTTCCCAACTTCCCAGTTTGGAAGAATTGtctctcttcatacctcccagctaTCTATGATATATAGGGATTGTCCCTCCTTGTACCTCCcagctgcccctgatttggaggaactgttaATATTAACTAGTacttatatagtgctaacatattatgcagcggttTACAAGGTCCACAGTGATagtcacaatctagtgtccctacatcagtcatatgtctttaatacagcctaaggctaatttgaggggaagccatttaccaaactgtatgtttttggaatgtaggaggaaactggaggaaaactcacacagacacgaggagaacctgcagactccatgcagatagtgtcctggctgtgattttgaacctgggaactaATGCTCATACCACAACGCTGTCTCCAGCTTTGAGGGACTGGAGGGAACTTTTACTTTCCTCCTAACTGATCACAATTTTGAATCTAAGACATTCTTAACCTAATCAataatttttcatgtatttagaTAACTACAATTTTTTGGAGGGGTTGGACAATGTCCCCTGGGGGCCCCCTGGGTCTTCCTCCATTGAGCCCACTGTCCAAAACCAATGGATGGTGCGATCAGAAACCGATAAACCTTTGAGTTTAGATTACATCTTTTGGAAGTTATCCTTGGATTTCTGTCTACCATCCTCACTATTATCCTTCTGTCCATTCTGGGGTCCCTGTAGCCAAGTTCAGAGACTGACTACAGTCCAATAGATCTCATATTTCTTATTAATATCTTCAACTGTTGTCACAAAAACATCAAACTGCTTGGAGACAGTCCTAtagcccagtgtttttcaaccgctgttc is a genomic window containing:
- the LOC140341263 gene encoding olfactory receptor 52B6-like gives rise to the protein MQNWTNSPPMVLSLTFGAISDINYLYGTISLVGFLMIICFNLTVICTVYSNQSLHEPMYVFISALCANGLYGSTSLFPSLIFNLFCKTQIISYAACILQIFCIYSYVSCEMSILTVMAYDRYLCICNPLRYVTMMTITKAFKILLLAWLYSFISMTVHIILTMQLPLCDNVILKIYCDNWSVVRLSCIDTTINNVYGLFITVVLFGVMPLMIVLSYINILKVCAKSKDMKSKAVQTCTPQLISIALFAIDCLFEVVLYRLGPTQVAYGLRVAMSLQALVVPPFVNPLVYGIKMKTIKVRILQLFTSKKI